In Zingiber officinale cultivar Zhangliang chromosome 1A, Zo_v1.1, whole genome shotgun sequence, a genomic segment contains:
- the LOC122038104 gene encoding uncharacterized protein LOC122038104 isoform X4 gives MKLRSIHYHSDPQVTFFRRRNFSSFGWLPRTRDSIVLHCHHRWRSRRPLVVLRVRASLDDLFRDLISVFPSPTSLDLVFTPAIGLAAGASLYFSNLWNRTLEADAVVGDWVLFTSPTPFNRSVLLRCPSVSFEDGGVLLEGVNDMLLREERHYVNLSRGGIPVLRKQGETRPEEEIQYQRLCLRTDDGGVISLDWPENLELRKEHGLDTTVLIVPGTPEGSMGRCVKAFVFDALQHGYFPIVMNPRGCAGSPLTTPRIFTAADSDDILTVIQFVSTVRPWTTMMSIGWGYGANMLTKYLADVGDSTVLTAAVCIDNTFDLDEATRSFPHHITLDQKLTSGLVNILQANKELFQGKAKGFDVRTALLAKSVRDFDQSISMVSHGYHKVEEFYSMANTRNSIGNLKIPVLFVQTDDGTVPSFSIPRGSIAENPFTSLILCSCLPSTINAAKNSATIWCQQLAIEWMSAVELALLKGRHPLLRDVDVPIRPSKASTFVDEETPEERFSSSKNGHYDSRQLYIGQKTADRNTSGKLIQQNSVNELITYPIDNALKQLHTKNLGDIKVNSHSRSELRKMESHHDQESTFEFKNDSEATITNEDDEASKVLQTAEVVMNMLDVTMPGTLNDEQKKKVISAVGRGENLMKALQGAVPEDVRGKITSAVTDIVQTHGTKLNFGGLGRIGWIPDITSKVKIQDTVKDISVNEREYAGRNSGADQEGRVPGDPAKLTSVSGMQENLELLEQRSSQSPGTPESGYEPSQNNYTEKTSYLVEGASDEQHKVSYSHGIIDRYTEDDKVPNDAHDIPNGEEKKPAQKEEQNLSVSASNSEQSLSSGISISDHQVIQQEVSEFQKNDEKGGPDLLQTSNGTAGPSVSVTQALDALTGFDDSTQMAVNSVFGVLEDMIDQLEKSSNEEDHEMKKAEGEGSQVISACHFPIKSDNCEKIEEKDSGSSEKSVVTASNYKLTEVDIYPRKVMERNESMAGEGNTLQVDSSVTKISKIDPLQKCPLDINRYYWGSPYEACLQMYFASQYPRPNPSDLDMTTDLFLDPEKGQWKMPDQATSLGSNQDEAWKVPTTINRHNENWHQSAKHSDKDDAIETSYVIVNPQDSKLKGQSTESIHIKGGLDAYKEVTLSLVRNSLFDALKVEVGRRLSISMLDEIEEVLVDDMKLVVDMVSQAVILNHHLNLKPLSEIGDLRLVKFGTLGGGSTVQIISSVVEETRYLKKVLPVGVIVGSLLASLRKYFVIAALDDKHKDYKKVGKVEDEHLSEEYASNELYDDEKDLAHVCSSGEDKMTKVNTNHDGAMFGAVTAALGATALLARQQQKIRDNENQVIEPPSSVNAEKGSQNVQPTSSEELSQEKNPISIVSNLAEKAMSIAGPVVPTRDDGEVDHDRTGTKGWIVEICWKNCFALGWFTWCYELD, from the exons ATGAAACTCCGGTCGATCCACTACCATAGTGATCCTCAAGTGACGTTTTTCCGACGGAGGAACTTCTCGTCCTTTGGCTGGCTCCCTCGTACCCGAGATTCGATCGTCCTCCACTGCCACCATCGCTGGAGGAGCCGGAGGCCTCTGGTAGTCTTGCGAGTCCGTGCCTCTCTCGACGACCTCTTCCGCGACCTCATCTCCGTCTTCCCCTCTCCAACCTCGCTCGACCTCGTCTTCACCCCCGCCATTGGATTGGCCGCAGGTGCCTCTCTCTATTTCTCTAACCTTTGGAATCGAACTCTTGAAGCGGATGCCGTGGTCGGCGATTGGGTTTTGTTCACGAGCCCGACGCCATTCAACAGGAGCGTGCTCCTCCGATGCCCATCAGTTTCCTTTGAGGACGGCGGCGTTCTTTTGGAGGGAGTAAATGACATGCTTCTGAGAGAGGAGCGGCACTACGTGAATTTGAGCCGTGGGGGGATACCTGTCTTGAGAAAGCAAGGAGAAACGAGGCCAGAAGAGGAAATTCAATACCAGAGGCTCTGTTTGAGGACCGATGATGGTGGAGTGATATCGTTGGATTGGCCAGAAAATTTGGAATTACGGAAGGAGCATGGGCTGGACACGACGGTGCTCATTGTGCCGGGAACTCCCGAAGGAAGTATGGGTAGATGTGTCAAAGCATTTGTGTTTGATGCCCTCCAACATGGTTATTTCCCCATTGTTATGAATCCAAGAGGATGTGCTGGTTCTCCTTTGACGACGCCAAG GATATTCACAGCTGCTGATAGTGATGATATCTTGACAGTGATCCAATTTGTCAGCACAGTAAGGCCCTGGACAACAATGATGAGTATTGGCTGGGGTTATGGTGCAAatatgcttacaaagtatcttgCTGACGTAGGAGACTCAACTGTTTTGACAGCTGCTGTTTGCATAGATAACACATTTGACTTAGATGAAGCTACAAGGTCATTTCCTCATCATATCACTTTAGACCAAAAGCTCACAAGTGGATTGGTGAATATTCTACAAGCAAATAAG GAGCTATTTCAGGGAAAGGCTAAAGGCTTTGACGTTCGAACAGCCTTATTAGCAAAGTCTGTTCGGGATTTTGATCAATCTATATCAATGGTTTCTCATGGTTATCATAAAGTTGAGGAGTTCTATTCTATGGCTAATACAAGGAACTCAATTGGCAACCTTAAGATTCCTGTTCTTTTTGTACAG ACTGATGATGGGACAGTACCATCTTTCTCTATTCCACGTGGCTCAATAGCAGAAAATCCATTTACAAGCCTCATTCTTTGTTCTTGTTTGCCATCCACCATTAATGCAGCCAAGAATTCTGCTACCATTTGGTGTCAACAGCTTGCTATTGAG TGGATGTCAGCAGTGGAACTTGCTCTTTTGAAAGGTCGCCATCCTCTTTTAAGAGATGTTGATGTCCCAATCCGTCCTTCGAAAGCCAGTACATTTGTTGATGAGGAAACACCAGAGGAAAGATTTTCAAGTAGCAAGAATGGGCATTATGATTCACGACAACTATATATAGGCCAGAAGACGGCAGATAGAAATACTTCAGGGAAGCTTATCCAACAAAATTCTGTCAATGAACTTATCACTTATCCAATTGATAATGCACTTAAACAACTCCATACAAAAAATTTAGGCGATATCAAGGTTAATTCACACTCAAGGAGTGAGTTAAGGAAGATGGAGAGTCACCATGATCAGGAAAGTACTTTTGAGTTCAAGAATGATAGTGAAGCTACTATCACAAACGAAGATGATGAAGCAAGCAAGGTTTTGCAAACTGCAGAAGTTGTCATGAACATGCTTGATGTTACTATGCCTGGTACTCTTAATGATGAACAAAAGAAGAAG GTTATTTCTGCTGTTGGGAGAGGAGAAAATCTTATGAAAGCTCTTCAAGGAGCTGTCCCAGAGGATGTCCGTGGAAAGATCACAAGTGCTGTTACTGACATTGTGCAAACTCATGGAACAAAATTGAATTTTGGAGGACTTGGTAGAATCGGTTGGATTCCTGATATCACATCAAAGGTAAAGATCCAAGACACAGTAAAAGATATTTCAGTGAATGAGAGAGAATATGCTGGGAGAAATTCAGGTGCTGACCAGGAGGGGAGAGTCCCAGGTGATCCAGCAAAATTAACCTCAGTGAGTGGCATGCAAGAAAACCTCGAATTGTTGGAACAAAGAAGTTCTCAATCACCTGGAACGCCTGAATCTGGATATGAACCCAGTCAGAATAATTATACAGAAAAGACCAGTTACCTGGTTGAAGGGGCTTCTGATGAACAGCACAAGGTTAGTTACAGCCATGGAATAATTGATAGGTATACTGAAGATGATAAGGTTCCGAATGATGCCCACGATATTCCAAATGGTGAAGAGAAGAAGCCAGCTCAAAAAGAAGAGCAAAATTTGTCAGTTTCAGCATCTAATTCTGAACAGTCACTTTCATCAGGCATTTCAATATCAGATCACCAAGTTATTCAACAAGAAGTCAGTGAGTTCCAAAAGAACGACGAGAAAGGTGGTCCAGATTTGCTTCAAACTTCAAATGGCACTGCAGGACCTTCTGTAAGTGTCACTCAGGCATTAGATGCCTTAACTGGATTTGATGATTCTACACAGATGGCTGTTAACAGTGTTTTTGGAGTTCTAGAGGATATGATTGATCAATTAGAGAAAAGTAGCAATGAAGAAGATCATGAAATGAAGAAAGCGGAGGGTGAGGGATCTCAAGTTATTTCAGCTTGCCATTTTCCTATCAAATCAGACAATTGTGAAAAGATAGAGGAAAAAGATAGTGGATCAAGTGAAAAATCAGTTGTAACTGCATCCAATTATAAGTTAACTGAGGTAGATATTTACCCTAGAAAGGTTATGGAGAGAAATGAAAGTATGGCTGGTGAAGGAAATACTTTACAAGTTGATTCTTCTGTAACTAAAATTAGCAAAATTGATCCTTTGCAGAAGTGTCCTCTAGATATCAACCGTTATTATTGGGGCTCACCATATGAAGCCTGTCTCCAGATGTATTTTGCTTCTCAGTATCCAAGGCCAAACCCATCTGATTTAGACATGACAACTGATTTATTCCTTGACCCAGAAAAAGGCCAATGGAAAATGCCAGACCAAGCAACAAGTTTAGGTAGTAACCAGGATGAAGCCTGGAAAGTACCAACAACTATCAATCGTCATAATGAAAATTGGCATCAATCAGCAAAGCACAGTGATAAAGATGATGCTATTGAGACATCTTATGTAATTGTAAATCCACAAGATTCAAAACTTAAGGGCCAATCAACTGAAAGTATACATATCAAGGGTGGTTTGGATGCATATAAGGAGGTCACATTGTCCTTAGTAAGAAATAGTTTATTTGATGCTCTGAAAGTTGAAGTTGGTCGAAGATTGAGCATTTCTATGTTGGATGAAATTGAAGAGGTTCTTGTagatgacatgaaactagttgtTGATATGGTAAGCCAAGCAGTTATTCTGAACCATCACTTAAACTTGAAACCATTATCAGAGATTGGTGACTTGAGATTGGTAAAATTTGGTACATTAGGAGGAGGAAGCACAGTGCAAATAATATCTTCTGTTGTTGAGGAAACTAGATATTTGAAGAAGGTTCTTCCAGTTGGTGTAATTGTTGGTTCATTATTGGCGTCCTTGAGAAAATATTTCGTAATTGCTGCCTTAGATGACAAACACAAAGATTATAAGAAAGTTGGAAAAGTTGAAGACGAACATTTGTCAGAAGAGTATGCCAGTAATGAACTTTATGATGATGAAAAGGATCTTGCTCATGTTTGTTCTAGTGGTGAGGATAAAATGACCAAAGTTAATACCAATCATGATGGAGCCATGTTTGGAGCTGTTACAGCTGCCTTAGGTGCTACTGCATTATTAGCACGCCAGCAG CAAAAGATAAGGGATAATGAGAATCAAGTAATAGAACCTCCTTCAAGTGTCAATGCTGAGAAAGGATCTCAAAATGTTCAGCCTACAAGTTCCGAGGAGCTATCACAAGAGAAAAATCCAATTAGTATTGTGAGTAATTTAGCTGAGAAAGCCATGTCTATCGCTGGACCTGTAGTGCCCACAAGAGATGATGGGGAAGTGGATCATGACAG AACTGGGACAAAAGGGTGGATTGTTGAAATTTGTTGGAAAAATTGCTTTGCTTTGGGGTGGTTTACGTGGTGCTATGAGCTTGACTGA
- the LOC122038104 gene encoding uncharacterized protein LOC122038104 isoform X3 codes for MCWFSFDDAKFKNNCRIFTAADSDDILTVIQFVSTVRPWTTMMSIGWGYGANMLTKYLADVGDSTVLTAAVCIDNTFDLDEATRSFPHHITLDQKLTSGLVNILQANKELFQGKAKGFDVRTALLAKSVRDFDQSISMVSHGYHKVEEFYSMANTRNSIGNLKIPVLFVQTDDGTVPSFSIPRGSIAENPFTSLILCSCLPSTINAAKNSATIWCQQLAIEWMSAVELALLKGRHPLLRDVDVPIRPSKASTFVDEETPEERFSSSKNGHYDSRQLYIGQKTADRNTSGKLIQQNSVNELITYPIDNALKQLHTKNLGDIKVNSHSRSELRKMESHHDQESTFEFKNDSEATITNEDDEASKVLQTAEVVMNMLDVTMPGTLNDEQKKKVISAVGRGENLMKALQGAVPEDVRGKITSAVTDIVQTHGTKLNFGGLGRIGWIPDITSKVKIQDTVKDISVNEREYAGRNSGADQEGRVPGDPAKLTSVSGMQENLELLEQRSSQSPGTPESGYEPSQNNYTEKTSYLVEGASDEQHKVSYSHGIIDRYTEDDKVPNDAHDIPNGEEKKPAQKEEQNLSVSASNSEQSLSSGISISDHQVIQQEVSEFQKNDEKGGPDLLQTSNGTAGPSVSVTQALDALTGFDDSTQMAVNSVFGVLEDMIDQLEKSSNEEDHEMKKAEGEGSQVISACHFPIKSDNCEKIEEKDSGSSEKSVVTASNYKLTEVDIYPRKVMERNESMAGEGNTLQVDSSVTKISKIDPLQKCPLDINRYYWGSPYEACLQMYFASQYPRPNPSDLDMTTDLFLDPEKGQWKMPDQATSLGSNQDEAWKVPTTINRHNENWHQSAKHSDKDDAIETSYVIVNPQDSKLKGQSTESIHIKGGLDAYKEVTLSLVRNSLFDALKVEVGRRLSISMLDEIEEVLVDDMKLVVDMVSQAVILNHHLNLKPLSEIGDLRLVKFGTLGGGSTVQIISSVVEETRYLKKVLPVGVIVGSLLASLRKYFVIAALDDKHKDYKKVGKVEDEHLSEEYASNELYDDEKDLAHVCSSGEDKMTKVNTNHDGAMFGAVTAALGATALLARQQQKIRDNENQVIEPPSSVNAEKGSQNVQPTSSEELSQEKNPISIVSNLAEKAMSIAGPVVPTRDDGEVDHDRLVAVLAELGQKGGLLKFVGKIALLWGGLRGAMSLTDRLISFLRIAERPLLQRIFLFGCMVLLLWSPVVVPLLPTLVQSWTMKASNVIAEYACILGLYVSSMILVVLWGKRIRGYNDPLEQYGLDLTAPRVFGFMKGLVGGMVIVMSVHSVDGLLGFASLSWPAPTSFSASPVVLVKSFINVLLLSIRGILTATGVALVEELLFRSWLIKEVEVDLGYYPAIIISGIVFSLIHWSLPSVPGFFLLSLALFGIKQRSQDKIYVPIGVRSGIMFTNFTLQTGGFIRYEAGAPSWLISSHLLHPFDGIVGLGVCFLLAILFFPKQPREKMH; via the exons ATGTGCTGGTTCTCCTTTGACGACGCCAAG TTTAAAAATAATTGCAGGATATTCACAGCTGCTGATAGTGATGATATCTTGACAGTGATCCAATTTGTCAGCACAGTAAGGCCCTGGACAACAATGATGAGTATTGGCTGGGGTTATGGTGCAAatatgcttacaaagtatcttgCTGACGTAGGAGACTCAACTGTTTTGACAGCTGCTGTTTGCATAGATAACACATTTGACTTAGATGAAGCTACAAGGTCATTTCCTCATCATATCACTTTAGACCAAAAGCTCACAAGTGGATTGGTGAATATTCTACAAGCAAATAAG GAGCTATTTCAGGGAAAGGCTAAAGGCTTTGACGTTCGAACAGCCTTATTAGCAAAGTCTGTTCGGGATTTTGATCAATCTATATCAATGGTTTCTCATGGTTATCATAAAGTTGAGGAGTTCTATTCTATGGCTAATACAAGGAACTCAATTGGCAACCTTAAGATTCCTGTTCTTTTTGTACAG ACTGATGATGGGACAGTACCATCTTTCTCTATTCCACGTGGCTCAATAGCAGAAAATCCATTTACAAGCCTCATTCTTTGTTCTTGTTTGCCATCCACCATTAATGCAGCCAAGAATTCTGCTACCATTTGGTGTCAACAGCTTGCTATTGAG TGGATGTCAGCAGTGGAACTTGCTCTTTTGAAAGGTCGCCATCCTCTTTTAAGAGATGTTGATGTCCCAATCCGTCCTTCGAAAGCCAGTACATTTGTTGATGAGGAAACACCAGAGGAAAGATTTTCAAGTAGCAAGAATGGGCATTATGATTCACGACAACTATATATAGGCCAGAAGACGGCAGATAGAAATACTTCAGGGAAGCTTATCCAACAAAATTCTGTCAATGAACTTATCACTTATCCAATTGATAATGCACTTAAACAACTCCATACAAAAAATTTAGGCGATATCAAGGTTAATTCACACTCAAGGAGTGAGTTAAGGAAGATGGAGAGTCACCATGATCAGGAAAGTACTTTTGAGTTCAAGAATGATAGTGAAGCTACTATCACAAACGAAGATGATGAAGCAAGCAAGGTTTTGCAAACTGCAGAAGTTGTCATGAACATGCTTGATGTTACTATGCCTGGTACTCTTAATGATGAACAAAAGAAGAAG GTTATTTCTGCTGTTGGGAGAGGAGAAAATCTTATGAAAGCTCTTCAAGGAGCTGTCCCAGAGGATGTCCGTGGAAAGATCACAAGTGCTGTTACTGACATTGTGCAAACTCATGGAACAAAATTGAATTTTGGAGGACTTGGTAGAATCGGTTGGATTCCTGATATCACATCAAAGGTAAAGATCCAAGACACAGTAAAAGATATTTCAGTGAATGAGAGAGAATATGCTGGGAGAAATTCAGGTGCTGACCAGGAGGGGAGAGTCCCAGGTGATCCAGCAAAATTAACCTCAGTGAGTGGCATGCAAGAAAACCTCGAATTGTTGGAACAAAGAAGTTCTCAATCACCTGGAACGCCTGAATCTGGATATGAACCCAGTCAGAATAATTATACAGAAAAGACCAGTTACCTGGTTGAAGGGGCTTCTGATGAACAGCACAAGGTTAGTTACAGCCATGGAATAATTGATAGGTATACTGAAGATGATAAGGTTCCGAATGATGCCCACGATATTCCAAATGGTGAAGAGAAGAAGCCAGCTCAAAAAGAAGAGCAAAATTTGTCAGTTTCAGCATCTAATTCTGAACAGTCACTTTCATCAGGCATTTCAATATCAGATCACCAAGTTATTCAACAAGAAGTCAGTGAGTTCCAAAAGAACGACGAGAAAGGTGGTCCAGATTTGCTTCAAACTTCAAATGGCACTGCAGGACCTTCTGTAAGTGTCACTCAGGCATTAGATGCCTTAACTGGATTTGATGATTCTACACAGATGGCTGTTAACAGTGTTTTTGGAGTTCTAGAGGATATGATTGATCAATTAGAGAAAAGTAGCAATGAAGAAGATCATGAAATGAAGAAAGCGGAGGGTGAGGGATCTCAAGTTATTTCAGCTTGCCATTTTCCTATCAAATCAGACAATTGTGAAAAGATAGAGGAAAAAGATAGTGGATCAAGTGAAAAATCAGTTGTAACTGCATCCAATTATAAGTTAACTGAGGTAGATATTTACCCTAGAAAGGTTATGGAGAGAAATGAAAGTATGGCTGGTGAAGGAAATACTTTACAAGTTGATTCTTCTGTAACTAAAATTAGCAAAATTGATCCTTTGCAGAAGTGTCCTCTAGATATCAACCGTTATTATTGGGGCTCACCATATGAAGCCTGTCTCCAGATGTATTTTGCTTCTCAGTATCCAAGGCCAAACCCATCTGATTTAGACATGACAACTGATTTATTCCTTGACCCAGAAAAAGGCCAATGGAAAATGCCAGACCAAGCAACAAGTTTAGGTAGTAACCAGGATGAAGCCTGGAAAGTACCAACAACTATCAATCGTCATAATGAAAATTGGCATCAATCAGCAAAGCACAGTGATAAAGATGATGCTATTGAGACATCTTATGTAATTGTAAATCCACAAGATTCAAAACTTAAGGGCCAATCAACTGAAAGTATACATATCAAGGGTGGTTTGGATGCATATAAGGAGGTCACATTGTCCTTAGTAAGAAATAGTTTATTTGATGCTCTGAAAGTTGAAGTTGGTCGAAGATTGAGCATTTCTATGTTGGATGAAATTGAAGAGGTTCTTGTagatgacatgaaactagttgtTGATATGGTAAGCCAAGCAGTTATTCTGAACCATCACTTAAACTTGAAACCATTATCAGAGATTGGTGACTTGAGATTGGTAAAATTTGGTACATTAGGAGGAGGAAGCACAGTGCAAATAATATCTTCTGTTGTTGAGGAAACTAGATATTTGAAGAAGGTTCTTCCAGTTGGTGTAATTGTTGGTTCATTATTGGCGTCCTTGAGAAAATATTTCGTAATTGCTGCCTTAGATGACAAACACAAAGATTATAAGAAAGTTGGAAAAGTTGAAGACGAACATTTGTCAGAAGAGTATGCCAGTAATGAACTTTATGATGATGAAAAGGATCTTGCTCATGTTTGTTCTAGTGGTGAGGATAAAATGACCAAAGTTAATACCAATCATGATGGAGCCATGTTTGGAGCTGTTACAGCTGCCTTAGGTGCTACTGCATTATTAGCACGCCAGCAG CAAAAGATAAGGGATAATGAGAATCAAGTAATAGAACCTCCTTCAAGTGTCAATGCTGAGAAAGGATCTCAAAATGTTCAGCCTACAAGTTCCGAGGAGCTATCACAAGAGAAAAATCCAATTAGTATTGTGAGTAATTTAGCTGAGAAAGCCATGTCTATCGCTGGACCTGTAGTGCCCACAAGAGATGATGGGGAAGTGGATCATGACAG ATTAGTTGCTGTTTTAGCAGAACTGGGACAAAAGGGTGGATTGTTGAAATTTGTTGGAAAAATTGCTTTGCTTTGGGGTGGTTTACGTGGTGCTATGAGCTTGACTGACAGACTTATCTCATTTTTGCGGATTGCTGAGCGGCCTTTGTTGCAGAG GATTTTCTTGTTTGGCTGCATGGTTCTTCTACTATGGTCTCCAGTGGTGGTTCCCCTGCTCCCAACACTAGTGCAAAGTTGGACAATGAAGGCTTCTAATGTAATTGCTGAATATGCTTGTATTTTGGGCCTCTATGTTTCTAGCATGATCCTTGTTGTACTTTGGGGTAAAAGAATACGAGGATACAACGATCCCCTTGAACAGTATGGGCTCGATCTCACAGCACCCAGG GTCTTTGGTTTTATGAAAGGTTTGGTTGGAGGAATGGTCATCGTAATGTCTGTGCATTCCGTAGATGGATTACTTGGGTTTGCAAGCCTATCTTGGCCAGCTCCCACTTCATTTTCAGCTAGTCCAGTTGTATTGGTGAAATCATTTATCAATGTATTGCTATTAAGCATTCGTGGAATTTTAACAGCTACTGGTGTTGCTTTAGTAGAGGAATTGCTATTCAGGTCGTGGCTTATTAAAGAAGTTGAAGTTGATCTTGGTTATTACCCTGCCATCATAATATCAGGAATTGTGTTTTCACTAATCCATTG GTCTCTCCCTTCAGTACCTGGTTTCTTCTTGTTATCTTTAGCGCTTTTTGGAATTAAACAAAGATCTCAGGATAAAATTTATGTTCCAATCGGGGTGCGTTCTGGAATAATGTTCACCAATTTTACTTTGCAAACTGGTGGCTTCATCAGATATGAGGCTGGAGCTCCTTCCTGGTTAATAAGTAGCCATCTTCTGCACCCATTTGATGGAATTGTTGGCCTTGGTGTATGTTTCCTATTGGCCATTCTTTTCTTTCCAAAGCAACCTCGGGAAAAGATGCATTGA